In Pseudomonas coleopterorum, the genomic window AGTGGTGATCGCCGGGCCGACCTGCGACAGCGCCGACATCATGTACGAGCACTACAAGTACGGCCTGCCGTTGAACCTGGCCATCGGTGACCGCCTGTACTGGCTGTCCACCGGTGCCTACACCACCAGCTACAGCGCGGTGGAATTCAACGGCTTCCCGCCCCTGAAGTCGTTCTACATCTGATGCACCGCAAACCTGCGGGCAGCCATCGGCTGTCTGCAGGTCTACTGTTCCAGCGCCTGCAGGCGCTGCGCATAGAGCGTTGCCATCGCCCTGATGGCCGGCTGCCTGGCCTGCTCCAGCACCGCCAGACTACTGCGTAGAAAATTGCTGTTCCCGCCTTCAAGAGCTCGATGCAGCCAGATCAGCGCCGTGTCGACATCTCCCTCCTCCGCCAGTAAGGCGGCGTGGCTGAACTGCCCGCGGAAATCACCTGCCTGCGCCGAGCGCATGTACCAGACCTTTGGCTTGGGCAGGTCAGCACCCACCACCAGTCCCTGTTCCAGATAGCGACCGACCAGATTCATGGACTTGGCATGACCCATGGTCGCCGCCTGCAGGTAGCACGCGAAGGCCCGCGCATGGTCGAGCTCAACGCCACGTCCGGTGCCGAGCAGGTTGGCCAGGTTGTACAGGCCCCAGTCGAGCCCTGCCTGCGCCGCCTGCAGATAGTGCCCGGCGGCACGCTCGACGTTGGCCT contains:
- a CDS encoding tetratricopeptide repeat protein; this translates as MSADWRLRRLEVLDNEQLQAMLTAEPRKAAQALLIAAGQGVVDAQALLGQILLDGRGIERDTALAVKWFAIAAHQGHPMAHNMLGRCHEHGWGCEANVERAAGHYLQAAQAGLDWGLYNLANLLGTGRGVELDHARAFACYLQAATMGHAKSMNLVGRYLEQGLVVGADLPKPKVWYMRSAQAGDFRGQFSHAALLAEEGDVDTALIWLHRALEGGNSNFLRSSLAVLEQARQPAIRAMATLYAQRLQALEQ